A single Dunckerocampus dactyliophorus isolate RoL2022-P2 chromosome 2, RoL_Ddac_1.1, whole genome shotgun sequence DNA region contains:
- the LOC129177745 gene encoding LOW QUALITY PROTEIN: pleckstrin homology domain-containing family S member 1-like (The sequence of the model RefSeq protein was modified relative to this genomic sequence to represent the inferred CDS: inserted 1 base in 1 codon) → MHRNHKGGGSAVLHGEAEAVPEIRCGYLFKSPPPMRLKTEKSWKKRYFVLSKINGQDHQLGYFRNSEDRERPLGGIDLSQVSLLYVSHQQHPRRRWVQKNFRCPPSCVLFIRAAERDYXLVGHNSEEVDGWFCDVFEVLRNRPHKVLNPGGEVFTKRPSSARHLSSALREDEDEEFTAESLMMSVTQVFNRLKSQFCPLDSEDSENGAPVCLMQNPRNRPILETQRSTESIPEERDAAVKQADLKKHISVSEVDGKPCVSGWTGQPQCLFHKGDQIVAINDLHTESVEEFNMYINKSLE, encoded by the exons ATGCACAGGAATCACAAAGGAG GTGGGAGTGCAGTGTTGCACGGAGAAGCTGAAGCAGTGCCAGAAATAAGATGTGGTTATTTGTTCAAGTCTCCTCCTCCGATGCGGCTCAAGACGGAG AAATCGTGGAAGAAAAGATACTTCGTCTTGTCCAAAATCAACGGCCAAGACCACCAGCTCGGATACTTCAGGAACTCAGAGGACAGAGAACGTCCACTCGGAGGGATCGATTTGTCACA GGTATCTCTGCTGTACGTGAGTCATCAGCAGCACCCCAGACGGCGCTGGGTGCAGAAGAACTTCCGGTGTCCTCCGTCCTGCGTTCTCTTCATCAGGGCGGCTGAGCGAGACT TCCTGGTGGGTCACAACAG TGAGGAGGTGGACGGATGGTTCTGTGATGTCTTTGAGGTTCTCAGAAACAGACCCCACAAGGTTCTCAATCCAGGG GGGGAGGTGTTCACAAAAAGGCCCTCATCAGCAC GACATCTCTCAAGTGCTTTAAG AGAAGACGAGGATGAGGAGTTCACAGCTGAGAGTCTCATGATGTCCGTAACTCAAGTTTTTAACAGGTTAAAGTCTCAGTTTTGTCCACTGGACAGTGAAGACAG TGAGAATGGCGCTCCAGTATGTCTGATGCAGAATCCAAGAAATAGACCCATCCTGGAGACGCAACGCTCCACTGAGAG CATCCCAGAGGAAAGAGATGCTGCGGTCAAACAGGCTGATTTGAAAAAGCATATATCAGTCAGTGAAGTGGATGGAAAACCCTG TGTGTCTGGATGGACAGGCCAGCCTCAGTGTTTGTTCCACAAAGGTGACCAAATTGTGGCCATCAATGACTTGCACACAGAAAGTGTGGAGGAGTTCAACATGTACATTAACAAGTCACTCGAGTGa
- the dclre1a gene encoding DNA cross-link repair 1A protein: protein MSQKNDSESAIWDYKPTVKKKKKHALSSVAKRRKESSSNSSAKATSDDAIADENKGDSTILTSDQQTTDANNETKEEFCPICQMPFSILLVQSQRWHVAECLDIPRDTCKECPDGPLCSSSIPNHYKKFNHTVLAHARANSDAGIFETGLDSNSQDSFGGGTPPSKPTNGLFLLRSPGPEDMKKKKGWLSSPSSKGPSSVSSSQESRTELSLTLAKNEPSLDSNDEISYSPLSELPAEMDTVNGEAHSGSEDEDSVVLFSDDDPLVDLESTSTVNDTQSAKEETLQSPQRLVLERLRETILSSSSVPPSSQAFQSTMAPSKAGQGSSFKQTDIGVFFGLKPLKEKKKPEALLKSDLDATCISTITQTHRGQKAGRHRKRNTSEDVNNGDVVDTPIEVGRSRTNDRRKRWWNREKDGGDGQPLRCPLYKKIPGSTFAIDAFRYGAIEGITAYFLTHFHSDHYGGLTKNSTLPIYCNKITGNLVKSKLRVAEQHVHILPMNTRVTVEGAQVILLDANHCPGAAMLLFFLPDGQTILHTGDFRADPSMEAYPELLSCRVQTLYLDTTYCSPEYTFPKQQDAVSFAASTAFELVTLHPRTLVVCGSYSVGKEKVFLALAEVLGSKVCLSRDKFNTMCCLESEDIKKCLTTDWKTAGVHVLPMMQLNVRKLHEHLARFSSQYDRLVAFKPTGWTFSQQMGSVEDLQPVVSGSISIYGIPYSEHSSFSELKRFVQWLRPLKIIPTVNNGSWAARKAMDKHFSQWLSKLI from the exons ATGTCCCAGAAGAACGACTCTGAAAGTGCCATTTGGGATTATAAACCTACggtgaagaagaaaaagaagcatgCGTTGTCATCAGTGGCCAAAAGAAGAAAGGAATCTTCATCCAACAGCAGTGCTAAAGCTACTTCTGATGACGCCATTGCGGATGAAAACAAAGGGGATTCCACCATCCTAACATCTGATCAGCAAACAACTGATGCTAACAATGAAACCAAGGAAGAGTTCTGCCCCATCTGCCAGATgccattttccattttgttgGTGCAGTCCCAAAGATGGCATGTTGCTGAATGTCTTGACATCCCCAGGGACACGTGCAAAG AATGTCCAGATGGTCCACTGTGCTCATCCTCCATTCCAAATCATTACAAGAAGTTCAACCACACGGTTCTGGCCCACGCCCGAGCCAACAGTGACGCTGGAATCTTCGAGACTGGACTGGACAGTAACTCTCAGGACAGCTTTGGTGGTGGAACACCGCCTTCTAAACCCACCAATGGCCTTTTCCTGCTGCGATCACCTGGCCCGGAGgacatgaagaagaagaaaggctgGTTGTCATCGCCGTCTTCTAAAGGCCCCTCGTCTGTTAGTTCCTCGCAGGAAAGTAGGACTGAACTTTCTTTGACTTTAGCTAAAAATGAACCCTCTCTTGACAGCAATGATGAAATATCCTACTCCCCTCTTTCGGAGCTCCCAGCAGAGATGGACACAGTTAATGGTGAAGCTCACAGTGGATCTGAAGATGAAGACTCAGTGGTTCTCTTCAGTGATGACGATCCTCTTGTTGATTTGGAAAGCACCAGTACGGTGAATGACACCCAGTCAGCTAAAGAGGAAACCCTCCAGTCTCCTCAGAGGCTTGTTTTGGAACGCTTACGGGAAACTATTCTAAGCAGCAGTAGTGTTCCGCCATCATCTCAAGCCTTCCAATCCACCATGGCTCCAAGCAAGGCGGGTCAGGGTTCCAGCTTCAAGCAGACGGACATCGGGGTGTTCTTTGGCCTTAAGCCTctcaaggagaagaagaaaccGGAAGCTCTATTGAAATCAGACCTTGACGCGACCTGCATTTCCACCATCACTCAGACCCATAGAGGGCAGAAGGCAGGCAGGCATAGGAAGCGGAACACCAGTGAAGATGTCAACAATGGTGATGTGGTGGATACTCCAATCGAGGTGGGACGTAGCCGAACAAATGATAGGAGGAAAAGATGGTGGAACCGAGAGAAAGATGGTGGAGATGGACAACCATTGCGTTGTCCGTTGTACAAGAAGATTCCGG GCTCGACATTTGCCATCGACGCCTTCCGCTACGGCGCCATTGAGGGCATCACCGCCTACTTCCTGACTCACTTCCACTCGGACCACTATGGAGGGCTGACCAAGAACTCCACGCTTCCAATCTACTGCAACAAA ATCACAGGCAACCTGGTGAAGAGCAAGCTGAGGGTGGCCGAGCAGCACGTGCACATCCTCCCCATGAACACGAGGGTCACTGTGGAGGGGGCACAGGTCATCCTCCTCGACGCCAACCA TTGTCCTGGAGCCGCCATGCTGCTGTTCTTCCTTCCAGATGGACAAACCATCCTCCACACTGGAGACTTCCGAGCCGATCCCTCTATGGAGGCTTATCCGGAGCTGCTCAGCTGCAGGGTGCAGACTCTTTACCTTGACACGAC GTACTGCAGCCCAGAGTACACCTTCCCTAAACAGCAGGACGCTGTCAGCTTTGCTGCCAGCACGGCCTTTGAGTTGGTGACGCTGCACCCGCGCACTCTAGTGGTGTGTGGATCCTACTCTGTGGGGAAGGAGAAGGTCTTTTTGG CTCTGGCAGAGGTTTTAGGCTCTAAAGTGTGCCTCTCACGAGACAAATTTAACACCATGTGCTGTCTGGAGTCGGAGGACATAAAAAAATGCTTAACCACCGACTGGAAGACGGCAGGGGTCCATGTTCTTCCCATGATGCAACTCAACGTCAGG AAGCTACATGAGCACCTGGCGAGGTTCTCTAGCCAGTACGATCGTCTGGTGGCCTTCAAGCCCACCGGTTGGACCTTCAGCCAGCAGATGGGCTCAGTGGAGGACCTCCAGCCTGTCGTCAGTGGCAGCATCTCCATCTACG GGATCCCGTACAGCGAACACAGCAGCTTCTCGGAGCTGAAGCGTTTCGTGCAGTGGCTGCGGCCGCTCAAGATCATCCCCACTGTGAATAACGGCAGCTGGGCCGCCAGGAAGGCCATGGACAAGCACTTTAGCCAGTGGCTTAGCAAACTAATCTAG
- the nhlrc2 gene encoding NHL repeat-containing protein 2: MASECSLSKLFPIQSQLDYALEEATTEEEKEKLVYEYLSKIDEREGLKICDFETDLEWLNTEGPLSFKKELAGKVVLLDFFTYCCINCMHILPDLHQLEQKHSVKDGLVIVGVHSAKFPNEKVLDNVRSAILRYDICHPVVNDGEARLWHQLEVSCWPTLVLVGPRGNLLFSLVGEGHRDSLMLFTDISLRYYQEKKLLEAHLVGVRLYRDSLPPSILSFPGKVCMDHGSNRLAIADTGHHRIVVVSPTGQLLHIIGGSESGRQDGALSEASFNAPQGVAMKDDVVYVADTENHLIRKIDLLEGRVSTLAGLGVQGTDKAGGAMGDQQPISSPWDVTLGSAGGLEDNVLWVAMAGTHQIWALFLADGKLPKGSESKAGTCVRWAGSGSEENRNNAYPHKAGFAQPSGLAVAPEEPWSCLFVADSESSTVRTLALKDGAVKLLVGGERDPLNLFAFGDVDGKGVDAKLQHPLGVAWSRDQSLLYVADSYNHKIKVVDPKTKQCSTLAGTGEAGNTLGPEFSKSSFNEPGGICVGTGGKLLYVADTNNHLIKVLDLYSKTVSLLPICTDNTDAPKPKAPAKVLKLPKGSARIDMPPQSVCAGQTLTMSLTLSVPEGAKLTEEAPSCWTVSAEGDEWLLDGQVVSGDIADLSKPLRISAKLPEVPTKLHTGLRLSVWVYFCLAAGAACTMRAASFFQPLEISHTLAVGEVTVVLTHSF; encoded by the exons ATGGCTTCTGAGTGCAGTTTGTCCAAACTGTTTCCTATTCAAAGTCAGCTCGACTACGCTTTAGAAGAAGCCACAACTgaagaggagaaggagaagctGGTCTACGAATATTTGAGCAAAATAGACGAGAGGGAGGGCCTCAAGATATGCGACTTTGAGACAG ATCTGGAATGGCTAAACACGGAGGGCCCGCTGTCTTTCAAAAAGGAGCTGGCAGGAAAAGTGGTGCTATTGGACTTCTTCACCTACTGCTGCATCAACTGCATGCACATCTTGCCCGACCTTCACCAGCTTGAGCAGAAGCACTCTGTCAAAG ACGGACTCGTCATTGTTGGTGTACATTCAGCCAAATTTCCTAATGAAAAG GTTCTGGACAACGTCCGAAGCGCCATCCTTCGCTACGACATCTGCCACCCGGTGGTGAATGACGGCGAGGCGCGTCTCTGGCACCAGCTGGAGGTCTCCTGTTGGCCCACGCTGGTGCTGGTGGGACCGCGTGGCAACCTACTCTTCTCCCTGGTGGGCGAAGGCCACCGTGACAGTTTGATGCTTTTCACGGATATAAGCCTCCGTTACTACCAAGAGAAGAAGCTGCTGGAGGCACACTTGGTGGGTGTCAGGCTGTACCGGGATTCCCTACCTCCCAGCATCCTGTCCTTCCCTGGGAAGGTCTGCATGGACCACGGTAGCAACAGGCTGGCCATCGCTGACACGGGGCACCACCGTATTGTGGTGGTGTCCCCTACTGGTCAGCTTTTACACATCATTGGAG gGTCTGAAAGTGGACGGCAAGATGGCGCCCTGTCTGAAGCATCCTTCAATGCCCCTCAGGGTGTGGCCATGAAGGACGACGTGGTGTATGTGGCCGACACGGAGAACCACCTAATTCGAAAG ATTGACCTGTTAGAGGGGCGGGTCAGCACACTAGCCGGCCTCGGCGTCCAAGGCACGGACAAAGCAGGCGGGGCTATGGGAGATCAACAGCCAATCAGCTCTCCTTGGGATGTGACACTTGGCTCTGCCG gtgGTTTAGAGGACAACGTGCTGTGGGTGGCAATGGCAGGAACCCACCAGATTTGGGCTTTGTTCCTAGCAGATGGCAAACTGCCCAAAGGAAG CGAGTCCAAGGCTGGGACGTGCGTGCGATGGGCGGGCAGCGGCAGCGAGGAGAACCGGAACAATGCCTACCCGCACAAGGCTGGCTTCGCCCAGCCGTCAGGCCTGGCTGTAGCCCCAGAAGAGCCCTGGAGCTGCCTCTTTGTGGCCGACAGCGAAAGCAGCACTGTGCGCACGCTGGCGCTGAAGGACGGTGCAGTCAAGCTGCTTGTCGGTGGTGAGAGAGACCCCCTG AACCTCTTTGCTTTTGGAGATGTGGACGGGAAGGGGGTGGACGCCAAGCTGCAGCATCCGCTCGGCGTGGCCTGGTCTCGGGACCAGAGTTTGCTGTACGTGGCCGACTCCTACAACCACAAG ATTAAGGTTGTGGATCCAAAGACAAAGCAGTGCAGCACTTTAGCCGGGACAGGAGAAGCTGGCAATACTCTGGGTCCTGAGTTCAGCAAATCCAGCTTCAATGAACCAGGTGGAATCTGTGTGGGCACCGGTGGCAAGCTCCTCTATGTGGCCGACACCAACAACCACCTCATCAAAGTGTTGGACCTCTACTCCAAGACCGTCTCACTG TTGCCTATTTGTACAGACAACACAGACGCACCAAAACCCAAAGCACCCGCAAAAGTCCTCAAGCTGCCTAAAGGGTCTGCCAGGATAGACATGCCACCACAATCGGTGTGTGCGGGTCAGACCCTCACCATGTCACTCACATTGTCTGTTCCGGAAGGAGCCAAACTCACAGAGGAGGCACCAAGCTGCTGGACTGTCTCGGCCGAAG GTGACGAGTGGCTGCTGGATGGTCAGGTCGTCAGCGGCGACATCGCCGATCTGTCAAAGCCGCTCCGCATCTCTGCCAAACTCCCGGAAGTTCCAACGAAACTCCACACAGGCCTCAGGCTGAGCGTTTGGGTGTACTTCTGCTTGGCGGCGGGGGCAGCCTGCACCATGAGAGCGGCGTCTTTCTTTCAGCCTCTTGAGATAAGTCACACACTGGCCGTGGGGGAGGTCACAGTTGTGTTGACTCATTCCTTCTAA